Below is a window of Planococcus rifietoensis DNA.
CTTATTTCTGAGCATACATTTTCATACGCTTGATCTGATGCTATCGAACGGCTGTTGGTATCCGCAACCCATACATCGATCTCTGGTTCCTCTGCAACTGGGTGAGCTGGCGGGGTGAGCATCACCTTGGACCGCAGCCCTTTTTGCGCCAGCCTGACACCGCTGTCGTTTGCCCCTGTAAAATCGTCCGCGATTATTCCAATCTTCCCAGCCATATCGACCACTCCTTATTTGCCCTTTTGTAGCATCTCACCATTTTCGAAGATAAATCCTTTGCGCTCTAAACGCTTCACTAGAAAGCCGATGTATAGCGGCAGCAAAATCGCCGTCGTGACAGTTGATGCCGCTACTTGAACCGTTGCAATATCAACTACAGACGCAAAACTAGCACTTGCCGCTGCGATAGCCGCAGGTGTTGCGACGGCATTACCGGCAGTCGAACCTTCCGCAGCCCCGACAATCGGATTCCATTTCAACGCTTTGAACACAATATAGCCTGCAGTACCGGTTACAAATACCGTTAAGAGACCAAGTATAATACCACCCAAACCGCCTTGAACAATCGCAGTAAAGTCAATTCCCATCCCAAGCGCGAATGCAAAGAATGGAATCAGCATCAAGCTGCCTTTATCCAGGAAAGCACGCATGTCTTCATCCAAGTTCCCCAAAACCATACCGACGATAATCGGCAACAACACAGCGATAAACGCCACCGGAGAAAACAGACCTTCCACAAAGCCCATCGCACCGAAAATGCTCAGCGCCACCATCGTCAAAAATGGTCCATCATTCAAGGCCAACAGTGAATAGGCTGCCCGGTCTTCTTTATTTCCGTATTGGCCAACTAATGCCACAAACAACCCGCCGTTGCTATTAGTCATCGCCGCGATGATCGCGATCGGCGCCAATCCGAGCCATAAGCCATTATCTCCCGCAAACATGTACGCAATCAATCCAAACAGCGCACCGACCACCCATTTTGTCGCGAGCAAGGTCGCGCCTTTACCAAGTGACACGCCAACATTTCTTAAATTGATCTGTGCGCCTGTGCATAATAGGAACAATGCGATCAAGGCGCTCGCGCTATCTACAAACAGCGCTTGTGTAAATCCGCCAATCCGCAATAAATCAGGTGCTACTGTATTGATGACCGCTGCTGTGAGCAATGGCACGACCATCATGCCGCCGGGAATCCGGTCCAGAGTCGCTTTAATCTTCATGTTAATCCCTCTTTTCTCTATTTTAAAAGATTGAAAATTGTAATAAGAAAACGTTTTCATAATCCACTATAAAAATAATAATTAACTTTTGCAACACTATTAATTAAATTAATGTCCATAATCGTAAATTAGTTTAAAATTGCAACACTTTTATGCAAAAAAATAGCACAAACTCAATCTTTGAGTTTGCGCCATAGGGTGGCACGGTTAATTCCCAATCGCTTGGCTGCCTGCGTTTGATTGTAATTTTCTTCTTTCAGCACTTGTTCGATAATAAAGCGCTCGATTTCCTTCAGACTGTGCTGTGGATCTAAATAAAACGACGGTTCGACCACGCCGCTTGTCTGCTCAAAAGGAAGCGACGTGATCGTCTGTTTTTCAATAACATACGATTTTTCCGCCACCGCTATCTTTTTCACATAGCTTTTCATTTCCTCCAGATTGCCTGGCCAGTTGTGCTTGCTCAAAATCGCCATGGCCTCTTCCCGCAAGCGGACAGGCTGGGTTCCGAGTTGTTGATGATATTCGGTCAGAAATTGATTGACCAAATACGGAATATCCTCTTGGCGTTCTCTCATCGCCGGCACCTGCACTTGAATAGATGATCCGAGTGCATCAGCTACTTTTTCATCATATGCTGGTAGCAAAGCGATGAAATGGACGTCGCCCCGTCCGAGCGATTGGAGCAGTTTTTCTGTCTGCTTGATGGTTTCCAGATCAGGCAATTTGCCATAAGCCAAGACGATGGTCGATTGTTCCGGCAGAT
It encodes the following:
- a CDS encoding 2-keto-3-deoxygluconate permease; this encodes MKIKATLDRIPGGMMVVPLLTAAVINTVAPDLLRIGGFTQALFVDSASALIALFLLCTGAQINLRNVGVSLGKGATLLATKWVVGALFGLIAYMFAGDNGLWLGLAPIAIIAAMTNSNGGLFVALVGQYGNKEDRAAYSLLALNDGPFLTMVALSIFGAMGFVEGLFSPVAFIAVLLPIIVGMVLGNLDEDMRAFLDKGSLMLIPFFAFALGMGIDFTAIVQGGLGGIILGLLTVFVTGTAGYIVFKALKWNPIVGAAEGSTAGNAVATPAAIAAASASFASVVDIATVQVAASTVTTAILLPLYIGFLVKRLERKGFIFENGEMLQKGK